The Mycobacterium paragordonae genome includes a region encoding these proteins:
- a CDS encoding fatty acid desaturase: MWVYKGRAYDLSDWIAKHPGGAFFIGRTKNRDITSIIQAYHKNPEGIERLLERYALDRDARPRDVHPKCNAPEFLFKEDFNSWRDTPKYRFDDKDDLLHRVKARLREPRLAARIVKMDRLFNAVVAGLAVAYVAVQGLRLTEPGWIPLPLFVIAMVLLRCSLAGFGHYAVHRRQKGLARVFASAFDINYVALGLVTADGHTLLHHPHTQSDVDIKKNVFTMMMRLPRLLRVPVHTFHKFGHLITGMPIRIVDVVRITRKIGVKEVYGTWRNAIPHFAGSIGLRLLLIGELVAYVVAGDFFSWALQFVATLWISTFLIVSSHDFEEDTDPPAADDADDWGIHQLTEAYDLKVIGNRYVDCFLSAGLSPHRAHHLLPYQGSGFANIASEDVLREEAARFGVEWLPAKSFVTDRLPKLARTYLLSPSRQAEEKQWGFFREHCSPQAWRASVAYAASGFGGLGSV, translated from the coding sequence GTGTGGGTCTACAAGGGACGCGCCTACGACTTGTCCGACTGGATCGCCAAACATCCGGGCGGAGCTTTCTTCATCGGCCGCACGAAGAACCGCGATATCACCTCGATCATCCAGGCGTACCACAAGAATCCGGAGGGGATCGAAAGACTCCTCGAGCGGTACGCGCTGGACCGTGACGCCCGCCCCCGGGACGTTCACCCCAAGTGCAACGCACCGGAATTCCTGTTCAAGGAAGACTTCAACAGCTGGCGGGACACCCCGAAGTACCGATTTGACGACAAGGACGACCTGCTGCACCGGGTGAAGGCGCGACTGCGGGAACCTCGGCTAGCTGCGCGAATCGTCAAGATGGACAGGCTGTTCAACGCGGTGGTCGCGGGTCTGGCCGTCGCATACGTCGCGGTACAAGGCCTGCGACTGACCGAACCAGGCTGGATACCGTTGCCGCTCTTCGTGATCGCAATGGTGCTGTTGCGGTGCTCCCTGGCCGGCTTCGGACACTACGCCGTGCACCGCAGGCAAAAAGGACTCGCCAGGGTCTTCGCGAGTGCCTTCGACATCAACTACGTGGCGCTGGGATTGGTGACGGCAGACGGACACACGCTGCTTCACCACCCCCACACTCAGAGTGACGTCGACATCAAGAAGAACGTGTTCACGATGATGATGCGGTTGCCTCGCCTGCTGCGGGTGCCTGTCCACACGTTTCACAAGTTCGGCCACCTGATCACCGGCATGCCCATCCGGATCGTGGACGTCGTCAGAATCACGCGCAAGATCGGCGTCAAAGAGGTCTACGGAACCTGGCGCAACGCAATTCCGCACTTCGCCGGGTCGATAGGCCTGCGCCTGCTACTCATCGGCGAGCTGGTGGCCTACGTGGTGGCCGGTGATTTCTTTTCCTGGGCTTTGCAATTCGTGGCGACCCTGTGGATCAGCACGTTCCTGATCGTCTCAAGCCATGACTTCGAAGAAGACACCGACCCGCCCGCGGCCGATGATGCCGACGACTGGGGCATACACCAACTCACTGAGGCCTACGATCTGAAGGTAATCGGCAACCGCTACGTCGACTGCTTCCTGTCCGCCGGCCTGAGTCCACACCGCGCGCACCATCTGCTGCCGTATCAGGGCAGCGGGTTCGCCAACATCGCCAGCGAGGACGTGCTGCGCGAAGAGGCGGCGAGGTTCGGTGTCGAGTGGCTTCCCGCAAAGAGTTTCGTCACCGATCGGCTGCCGAAGCTTGCCCGCACATATCTCCTGTCGCCCTCCCGCCAGGCGGAGGAAAAGCAATGGGGATTCTTCCGCGAACATTGCTCTCCGCAAGCCTGGCGCGCCAGCGTCGCCTACGCGGCGTCCGGTTTCGGCGGCCTCGGCTCGGTATAG
- a CDS encoding dihydrofolate reductase family protein → MGKLIYGFNVSLDGYIADAQGNIDWSEPSEELHQSWNDFERETALAFYGRRLYELMSAYWPTADQAPDATPIIIDFARIWRDMPKVVFSRTLQSVDWNSRLERGDPVEVVRRLKAETEGHLEVAGATLAAPIVQAGLVDEFRIVVAPTAVGGGTPFFPNLPSWISLRLLENRTFPGGTVLLRYEAKRD, encoded by the coding sequence ATGGGCAAACTCATCTATGGCTTCAACGTGTCGTTGGACGGATACATCGCCGACGCGCAGGGCAACATCGACTGGTCCGAACCGAGCGAAGAACTGCACCAATCCTGGAATGACTTCGAGCGGGAGACGGCCCTGGCGTTCTACGGCCGGCGGCTCTACGAACTGATGTCCGCGTACTGGCCGACCGCCGATCAGGCCCCGGACGCCACCCCGATCATCATCGACTTCGCCCGCATCTGGCGCGACATGCCCAAGGTCGTGTTCTCCCGCACTCTGCAGTCCGTCGACTGGAACTCCCGCTTGGAACGCGGCGACCCCGTCGAGGTGGTGAGGAGGCTGAAAGCCGAGACCGAGGGCCATCTGGAGGTGGCGGGCGCGACGCTGGCCGCACCGATCGTGCAGGCCGGACTGGTAGACGAATTCCGAATCGTCGTCGCGCCCACCGCAGTGGGCGGCGGCACCCCGTTCTTCCCGAACCTGCCATCATGGATCTCGTTGCGGCTGTTAGAGAACCGCACTTTCCCGGGCGGCACGGTCCTGCTGCGGTACGAAGCGAAACGGGACTGA
- a CDS encoding DUF3592 domain-containing protein — MHDWPYLIVGAVFVAAGVSALIWFIRRIRLSQGARTWPTVPAFVTRSEIVKFTDSEGNASYHLDATYRYEVEGVKHWGGFRPSGNSKSDCAKLLKRYAVGTEVEVRYDPADSATSSLALGDGKSDWEDMVPFLLFVSVLIVAGIWISFTTLQSL, encoded by the coding sequence ATGCACGACTGGCCGTATCTCATCGTCGGCGCGGTATTCGTCGCGGCTGGTGTTTCGGCTCTGATCTGGTTCATTCGACGGATTCGCCTGAGCCAAGGTGCCCGCACGTGGCCAACCGTGCCGGCTTTTGTGACGCGCTCCGAAATCGTCAAGTTCACGGACTCTGAAGGCAATGCCAGTTACCACCTGGACGCCACATATCGCTACGAGGTAGAAGGGGTCAAGCACTGGGGCGGATTCAGGCCTAGCGGTAACTCCAAGTCGGATTGCGCGAAGTTGCTGAAGCGCTACGCCGTGGGAACCGAGGTCGAGGTTCGCTACGATCCGGCCGATTCCGCGACGTCATCCCTGGCTCTTGGCGATGGAAAGAGCGATTGGGAGGACATGGTGCCGTTTCTGTTGTTCGTATCGGTGCTCATCGTCGCCGGCATCTGGATCTCGTTCACGACATTGCAAAGCCTGTAG